The following proteins are co-located in the Oncorhynchus clarkii lewisi isolate Uvic-CL-2024 chromosome 30, UVic_Ocla_1.0, whole genome shotgun sequence genome:
- the LOC139390016 gene encoding hyaluronan and proteoglycan link protein 1-like isoform X2 has protein sequence MRALLCTALLSLTLASSVYSDTDSTASAPVDAAETELGDQNRVFASRGSNITLPCRLHRRHGMSFGRVGIRIKWTKLSADESLEEDVLVSMGFHKKSYGSFLGRVRLLEADDDDASLLINDVSLDDMGKFRCEVIDGMDDVIHEVTLEVQGVVFPYSPRLGRYNLNFHHAEQACLDQDSVVASFDQLYKAWRSGLDWCNAGWLNDGSVQYPITNPRQACGGVNSGAGLRSYGQRNKSKSRYDVFCFTSAINGRFYWLVQPDKLTFNEAAQACQDDGAEIAKVGQMYAAWKLNGYDRCDSGWLADGSVRYPISRPRRNCSPTEAAVRFVGFPDKKQKLFGVYCFKGQQ, from the exons ATGAGAGCTCTGCTTTGCACCGCTTTGCTTTCTCTGACCCTGGCCAGCAGTGTGTACAGTGATACCGACAGCACTGCTTCTGCACCAGTCGACGCAgcag AGACTGAACTTGGTGATCAGAACCGTGTGTTTGCCAGTCGCGGCTCCAACATCACTCTACCATGCCGGCTCCACCGCCGGCATGGGATGTCTTTCGGCCGCGTGGGCATAAGGATCAAGTGGACCAAGCTGTCTGCGGATGAGTCACTGGAGGAAGATGTGCTGGTGTCCATGGGCTTCCACAAGAAGAGCTACGGCAGCTTCCTGGGCCGTGTCCGCCTGCTGGAGGCTGACGATGATGACGCCTCACTGCTCATCAACGACGTGTCCCTGGACGACATGGGAAAGTTCCGTTGTGAAGTCATTGATGGCATGGATGATGTAATTCATGAGGTTACCTTGGAGGTGCAAG GTGTGGTGTTCCCTTACTCCCCACGGCTGGGTCGATACAACCTCAACTTCCACCATGCCGAGCAGGCTTGCCTGGACCAGGACTCTGTGGTGGCCTCCTTCGACCAGCTCTACAAGGCCTGGAGGAGTGGCCTTGACTGGTGCAATGCCGGTTGGCTGAACGACGGCTCCGTGCAGTACCCCATAACCAACCCCAGACAGGCCTGTGGAGGAGTCAACTCCGGTGCAGGCCTGAGAAGCTACGGCCAGCGCAACAAGTCCAAAAGCCGCTACGATGTCTTCTGCTTCACCTCTGCCATCAACG GTCGCTTCTACTGGCTGGTGCAGCCCGACAAGCTAACGTTCAACGAGGCTGCTCAGGCGTGCCAGGATGACGGAGCTGAGATCGCCAAGGTGGGCCAGATGTATGCTGCATGGAAGCTGAACGGCTATGACCGCTGCgactctggctggctggctgacggcagTGTCCGCTACCCCATCTCCAGACCCCGAAGGAACTGCAGCCCGACAGAGGCGGCTGTGCGCTTCGTGGGATTCCCCGACAAGAAGCAAAAGCTCTTCGGCGTCTACTGCTTCAAGGGCCAGCAGTGA
- the LOC139390016 gene encoding hyaluronan and proteoglycan link protein 1-like isoform X1 — protein MRALLCTALLSLTLASSVYSDTDSTASAPVDAAETELGDQNRVFASRGSNITLPCRLHRRHGMSFGRVGIRIKWTKLSADESLEEDVLVSMGFHKKSYGSFLGRVRLLEADDDDASLLINDVSLDDMGKFRCEVIDGMDDVIHEVTLEVQGSVGYSDGVVFPYSPRLGRYNLNFHHAEQACLDQDSVVASFDQLYKAWRSGLDWCNAGWLNDGSVQYPITNPRQACGGVNSGAGLRSYGQRNKSKSRYDVFCFTSAINGRFYWLVQPDKLTFNEAAQACQDDGAEIAKVGQMYAAWKLNGYDRCDSGWLADGSVRYPISRPRRNCSPTEAAVRFVGFPDKKQKLFGVYCFKGQQ, from the exons ATGAGAGCTCTGCTTTGCACCGCTTTGCTTTCTCTGACCCTGGCCAGCAGTGTGTACAGTGATACCGACAGCACTGCTTCTGCACCAGTCGACGCAgcag AGACTGAACTTGGTGATCAGAACCGTGTGTTTGCCAGTCGCGGCTCCAACATCACTCTACCATGCCGGCTCCACCGCCGGCATGGGATGTCTTTCGGCCGCGTGGGCATAAGGATCAAGTGGACCAAGCTGTCTGCGGATGAGTCACTGGAGGAAGATGTGCTGGTGTCCATGGGCTTCCACAAGAAGAGCTACGGCAGCTTCCTGGGCCGTGTCCGCCTGCTGGAGGCTGACGATGATGACGCCTCACTGCTCATCAACGACGTGTCCCTGGACGACATGGGAAAGTTCCGTTGTGAAGTCATTGATGGCATGGATGATGTAATTCATGAGGTTACCTTGGAGGTGCAAGGTAGTGTAGGCTACAGCGACG GTGTGGTGTTCCCTTACTCCCCACGGCTGGGTCGATACAACCTCAACTTCCACCATGCCGAGCAGGCTTGCCTGGACCAGGACTCTGTGGTGGCCTCCTTCGACCAGCTCTACAAGGCCTGGAGGAGTGGCCTTGACTGGTGCAATGCCGGTTGGCTGAACGACGGCTCCGTGCAGTACCCCATAACCAACCCCAGACAGGCCTGTGGAGGAGTCAACTCCGGTGCAGGCCTGAGAAGCTACGGCCAGCGCAACAAGTCCAAAAGCCGCTACGATGTCTTCTGCTTCACCTCTGCCATCAACG GTCGCTTCTACTGGCTGGTGCAGCCCGACAAGCTAACGTTCAACGAGGCTGCTCAGGCGTGCCAGGATGACGGAGCTGAGATCGCCAAGGTGGGCCAGATGTATGCTGCATGGAAGCTGAACGGCTATGACCGCTGCgactctggctggctggctgacggcagTGTCCGCTACCCCATCTCCAGACCCCGAAGGAACTGCAGCCCGACAGAGGCGGCTGTGCGCTTCGTGGGATTCCCCGACAAGAAGCAAAAGCTCTTCGGCGTCTACTGCTTCAAGGGCCAGCAGTGA